One genomic region from Xenopus laevis strain J_2021 chromosome 2L, Xenopus_laevis_v10.1, whole genome shotgun sequence encodes:
- the amer2.L gene encoding APC membrane recruitment protein 2 translates to MDLHYDCAESPAVEQPSGKINKTAFKLFGKRKSGSAMPTIFGVKNKGDGKGTGKIGMVRSKTLDGLADVVLESNKKEELCTETGASQLNPEKSPTVVTINADVSPNSSVAKSHSFFSLLKKNGKSENVKGEQAEQKPGSRQKRGLKGLFNSMRWSKKDKSYKDDKEGASESQPGLILPSSLTASLECIKEETQKPLCEKGKSNEDIPADVPSVEHSRDVNTSAEENPLKASEESLCSTLITEEPQLEDPPVIQHVDNLCQLPDPEVETLPDNKEEDVTGCGDVIADQDDDGGSSTGSKVVPGNGKKVPSNKNTNIVVYQGGGEEMASPEQVDETYVQELFSMVPQSEGASEKTEKVNGTTQVTSREVKCSDSGHDRKGVKPSKLRQVPIYRKERGDQNSKGNEKRQCLRNSDEGYWDSTTPGQEEEEPRSVGKQALARDSCSGDALYDLYTDPDESIHKAQAEDPPVSHSHSKPLSPVTTSCPVKTSSSNKESKIPISIKHLPVHTTNQGTDSGSGSASGHPHPVKSELPRTKIPVSKVLVRRVSNKVITETAAGKRAIHDPTRKYH, encoded by the exons ATGGACTTGCATTATGATTGTGCCGAGTCCCCAGCAGTTGAGCAGCCATCAGGGAAAATTAATAAGACTGCCTTTAAATTATTTGGCAAGAGGAAATCTGGCAGTGCCATGCCCACCATATTTGGTGTGAAAAACAAGGGAGATGGGAAAGGCACTGGGAAAATAGGAATGGTACGGAGCAAGACCCTGGATGGATTGGCTGATGTGGTGCTGGAGAGCAACAAGAAAGAGGAACTGTGCACCGAAACCGGGGCCAGTCAGCTGAATCCTGAAAAAAGCCCCACGGTTGTAACAATAAACGCAGATGTTTCACCCAACAGCTCCGTGGCCAAGTCACACAGCTTCTTCTCCCTGCTGAAAAAGAATGGGAAATCTGAGAACGTGAAAGGAGAGCAGGCAGAGCAGAAACCTGGCAGCAGACAAAAGAGAGGACTGAAGGGGCTGTTTAACAGCATGAGATGGAGTAAAAAAGATAAAAGCTACAAAGACGACAAAGAAGGGGCTTCGGAAAGCCAGCCTGGCCTCATTTTGCCCAGCTCATTGACTGCTAGTTTGGAATGCATTAAGGAGGAAACACAAAAACCTTTGTGCGAAAAGGGAAAAAGCAACGAGGATATTCCAGCTGATGTGCCCTCTGTGGAGCACAGTAGGGATGTAAACACCTCAGCAGAGGAGAATCCCCTAAAGGCAAGTGAGGAATCTCTCTGCTCAACACTCATTACTGAAGAACCCCAGTTAGAGGATCCCCCAGTTATCCAGCACGTGGACAACCTTTGCCAGCTGCCTGACCCAGAGGTGGAGACCCTCCCGGATAACAAAGAGGAAGATGTAACAG GATGCGGCGATGTTATTGCTGACCAAGACGATGATGGAGGGAGCAGCACAGGATCAAAGGTTGTGCCAGGTAATGGCAAGAAAGTCCCCTCAAACAAGAACACAAATATTGTTGTGTACCAGGGTGGAGGGGAAGAGATGGCGAGCCCGGAGCAAGTGGATGAGACTTATGTTCAGGAACTTTTCAGTATGGTACCTCAGTCTGAGGGAGCAAGTGAAAAAACGGAAAAGGTCAACGGCACCACACAGGTTACCTCAAGGGAGGTAAAATGCAGTGACAGTGGCCACGATAGAAAGGGTGTAAAGCCAAGCAAGTTAAGGCAGGTGCCCATTTATCGCAAAGAGAGGGGAGATCAAAACAGCAAGGGAAACGAGAAGCGGCAGTGTCTCCGCAACAGTGATGAGGGTTATTGGGATTCAACAACGCCAGGTCAAGAGGAAGAAGAGCCCAGGAGTGTAGGGAAACAAGCCCTTGCCAGAGACAGCTGTAGTGGAGATGCCCTTTATGACCTATATACAGATCCTGATGAAAGCATACACAAAGCACAGGCTGAGGACCCCCCAGTCAGCCATTCCCACTCCAAACCACTATCTCCTGTAACCACATCATGCCCAGTAAAAACATCCAGCTCCAACAAAGAGTCCAAGATCCCCATCAGCATTAAACACCTGCCTGTTCACACCACAAACCAGGGGACTGATAGTGGCAGTGGTTCTGCCTCTGGGCATCCACATCCGGTGAAAAGTGAACTACCCAGAACCAAAATCCCAGTCTCCAAGGTACTTGTACGGAGGGTCAGTAATAAGGTTATAACAGAGACTGCAGCAGGTAAAAGAGCCATCCATGATCCAACCAGAAAGTACCACTGA